A single region of the Mustela lutreola isolate mMusLut2 chromosome 2, mMusLut2.pri, whole genome shotgun sequence genome encodes:
- the LOC131823087 gene encoding olfactory receptor 7G3-like, which translates to MEAGNQTVVLKFILLGLSEDMDLQPLLFGLFLSMFLVTMLGNLLIILAINYDSHLHTPMYFFLSNLSLTDIGFTSTTVLKMLVNIQTQSNTITYEGCLTQMCFFMIFAGLDNLLLTVMAYDRFVAICHPLRYTVIMNPRLCGFLLLLSWFICLTYSLLQSLMFLRVSFCKEIEIPHFFCEHTQILKLACSDTLANDILLYFVTGLLGIIPLTVILFSYYRIISCIMDISSVAGKYKAFSTCGSHLLVVSLFYGVGLGVYLTSGTTHPSRNGSIASVMYTVVTPMLNPFIYSLRNRDMKRALRRLFRRGVYSQ; encoded by the coding sequence ATGGAAGCTGGGAACCAAACAGTGGTTTTGAAATTCATCCTTCTGGGACTTTCAGAAGATATGGACTTGCAGCCCCTCCTCTTTGGGTTGTTCCTATCCATGTTCCTGGTCACCATGCTTGGGAACCTTCTCATCATTCTGGCCATCAACTATGACTCCCACCTCCACacgcccatgtacttcttcctctccaacctgTCCCTCACTGACATAGGTTTCACTTCCACCACTGTCCTCAAGATGCTAGTGAACATCCAGACACAGAGCAATACCATCACATATGAAGGCTGTCTTACCCAGATgtgttttttcatgatttttgctGGACTAGATAATTTGCTACTGACGGTGATGGCCTATGATCGGTTTGTGGCCATCTGTCATCCCCTGCGCTATACAGTCATTATGAATCCTCGCCTTTGTGGTTTCCTGCTTCTACTTTCTTGGTTCATCTGCCTGACATATTCTTTGTTGCAAAGCTTGATGTTTTTGAGGGTGTCCTTCTGCAAAGAGATAGAAATCCCCCACTTCTTCTGTGAACATACTCAGATCCTCAAGCTTGCCTGCTCTGACACCCTTGCCAATGACATCCTGCTGTATTTTGTAACTGGCCTGCTGGGTATCATtcccctgactgtgatccttttttcttattatagaaTTATTTCCTGCATAATGGACATTTCATCGGTGGCAGGGAAGTATAAAGCCTTTTCCACCTGTGGGTCTCATCTCTTGGTTGTCTCCTTGTTTTATGGGGTAGGCCTTGGAGTGTACCTCACTTCTGGAACAACTCATCCCTCCAGAAATGGCTCAATAGCCTCAGTGATGTACACGGTGGTCACCCCCATGCTGAACCCCTTCATCTACAGTCTGAGGAACAGGGACATGAAAAGGGCTCTGAGGAGACTTTTCAGGAGAGGAGTCTACTCTCAGTGA
- the LOC131823466 gene encoding olfactory receptor 7D2, translated as MEARNRTGILEFILLGLSEDPELQPFIFGLFLSMFLVTVLGNLLIILAICSDPHLHTPMYFFLSNLSLVDICFSTTIVPKVLLNIHTENKAISYMDCLSQVYFSMFFPILDTLLLTVMAYDRFVAICHPLHYTLIMNARLCGLLVFMTWFVGVMTSLLHISLMMHLSFCRDLEIPHFFCELTQILKLACSDTFLNSTLIYFMTGVLGVFPLVGILFSYSQIASSIRKMSSSGGKQKAFSTCGSHLSVVSLFYGTGVGVYFTSAVTHSPQQVSVASVMYTVVTPMLNPFIYSLRNKDVKGALGRLLSRVTSCL; from the coding sequence ATGGAAGCAAGAAACCGAACAGGAATTTTAGAGTTCATCCTCCTTGGGCTCTCTGAGGATCCAGAACTACAGCCCTTCATATTTGGGCTGTTCCTGTCCATGTTCTTAGTCACTGTGCTTGGGAACTTGCTCATCATCCTGGCCATCTGCTCTGacccccacctccacacccccatgtacttcttcctctccaacctgTCTTTGGTCGACATCTGTTTCAGCACCACCATAGTGCCCAAGGTGCTGCTGAACATCCACACAGAGAACAAAGCCATCTCCTACATGGACTGCCTCTCGCAGGTCTATTTTTCCATGTTCTTTCCTATCCTGGACACTCTACTCCTGACTGTAATGGCCTATGACCGGTTTGTGGCCATCTGCCACCCCCTGCACTACACACTCATCATGAATGCCCGCCTTTGTGGCCTGCTGGTTTTTATGACCTGGTTTGTTGGTGTCATGACATCCCTTCTTCACATCTCTCTGATGATGCATCTAAGCTTTTGCAGAGATCTTGAAATTCCACATTTCTTCTGTGAACTGACACAGATTCTCAAGCTGGCCTGCTCTGATACCTTCCTAAACAGCACACTGATCTACTTTATGACTGGTGTGCTGGGTGTTTTTCCCCTTGTTGGGATCCTTTTCTCCTACTCACAGATTGCTTCATCCATTAGGAAGATGTCTTCATCGGGGGGGAAGCAAAAAGCATTTTCCACCTGTGGGTCTCACCTCTCagtagtttctttattttatgggACAGGTGTTGGGGTCTACTTCACTTCTGCAGTAACTCATTCCCCCCAGCAAGTCTCTGTGGCTTCGGTGATGTACACTGTGGTCACCCCCATGCTGAACCCCTTCATCTACAGCTTGAGGAACAAGGATGTGAAGGGGGCTTTGGGAAGACTTCTCAGTAGAGTGACCTCTTGTTTGTGA